TTTAGCTCCATGTTTGACCTCAGTTGTATGCGAGTTCTGTATTGTATAATGTGTGTTACTAGGCAGAAGTGCTTAGGCAAGGCTGTCatggtgtgcatgcatatgGGGTTGTCCTATGAGATTCTTAATTGCAGCCTCATCTATTTCTCTAAGGAATGAGATGCCTCAGTGGAGATGTATAATTGAAATGGTGCATGCTCAGATGAAATTGAACACTCTGGTGTCTTGGAGACAGGctttgaaaacatttcagacaaaaaaaaagtcaggaCGATTGTGTAGTTGTGTTTAAAGACATTAGAAAGGGTGTATTGTGTACTAAATGCAGTAAATACTCTATTTGCCTTTTGTTTATAGGCTGGAAGATGCAAGGGCCAGGCTctttatatacaaatacaaaacagaaCACCTGAATTTCACACCTTTGTATGACACAAATCTAACAGGGCTgcaaaaaagggagaaaagattaaaatacacaaaacaaccacacacacccacccacactggaAGCGTGTGTGCCAGTGGGGCTCTCCGTGGTACCATCCATCTCTTGGGGTAGAACGGTCCCTCCAGGACCACGCCCAAGGGTTGGGGGCACTGGGTCTAGCGAGGAGGGACACTCTCCGTGGTGCTGAAGGTGCACGCTCTGCTCTGTGGGGAACCGTGGCTGTGGCTTGTTGGGACACCACATACCCCCCTTCTAAGGCTCGGTGTCACAGTGAGGAGAGTTGGTCCACAGGCAGGCATCCTTTCTGGAGAGGGCATACACATTCCCCATTGACTGCCCAGGTACTGCAATTGGAGAAACCAACAGGTTATTCCTGCATTCTTATGCTTATTATGGACCATCCACTGTAGAGGGCCGTATTCAGTGACAAAGAGAAATCCCTTTCCTTCTAAATAGTATATTTTTCTAAAGTTTGCATAATTCCTCTCATGCTAACATATGTCACCTGTGATAGTACCACATCAATGCCATCCTCCGAGGCCTCTGTTTGCAACCCAAACAGCTTGCTGAAGTATGGAGCCTGTAGGACTTGTTTGCCGCGTAGGGCTCTTCTCAGGGTTCCAAATGCCCCTCTGCCTCTTCTGTCCTTTTCACACGGTTGGGTGAGGCTTTCTGGGTCAGCTCATTTAATGGCATCACTATGGAGGCAAAACTCACAATAAGTTGCCACAGCCTTTAGACCTGCTTCTTGTAGAGCTTGCAGGACTGCATCCAGGTGTTGTATGTGGCTTTGCTGGGAAACACTAGGAATGACAATATCGTTAAGATATGGGGTCTCAGGCCTTATCCATGCGCCTCTGGAAAGTTGTCGGGGCCCCATGGACCCTTAAATGGTGGCACTCTGGGCTGGAGATCGCTGTCTTCTCTTGTGCCTGGGGAGTGAGGAAGACTTGGCAATATGACTTAGTGTGTTAGATCTCTCTGGAGTTCTTTTATGCTTTTTTCTCACACCCCTCGacaagcatacacaaacacttcctctctctctctctatcaatcatacataaacacagatagGGAAAATGTTAAGTACACACATAGGGATATTGTTAAGTACACACATAGGGATGATGTTAATTACACACATAGGAATAATGTTAAGTACACACATAGGGATAATGTTAAGTACACACATAGGAATAATGTTAAGTACACACATAGGGATGATGTTAAGTACACACATAGGGATATTGTTAAGTACACACATAGGAATAATGTTAGGTACACACATAGGAATAATGTTAAGTACACACATAGGGATGATGTTAAGTACACACATAGGAATAATGTTAAGTACACACATAGGGATGATGTTAAGTACACACATAGGGATATTGTTAAGTACACACATAGGAATAATGTTAGGTACACACATAGGAATAATGTTAAGTACACACATAGGGATGATGTTAAGTACACACATAGGGATAATGTTAAGTACACACATAGGGATGATGTTAGGTACACACATAGGGATGATGTTAAGTACACACATAGGGATGATGTTAGGTACACACATAGGAATAATGTTAAGTGCACACATAGGGATAACGGCCATGGCAAAGCAAAGCCTCTGCCGTGTCCAATATATTGGGACATCTCAGTGAAAGGAAAACCTCCCTTTTAATGAGAAGAGACATTGAGCTCAAAAAGGGGGAGATCAAAACTCTTTGAATATTTTCATCAGCAGAATCTGGAGATGCTACCTGCTGAAATATAATGCAAATTGAAACGGGAAATGTGGGGGGAAATTGGCGAACCTGCGGAAGCAAGAATGTTGATTCTAAACCATACATTCTCTGACATACAACCCTGATATAACTGAAAATCTGCAATGACTTATTATAGTGCTCACTTGTGGCAGGCAGAAGTAATTACTCTGGCCTGAGACCAGGCACATACTAGGAACCTATGATCCTGAGTTTTGTGCCACAGTGCCTTGCGTTTTGTACTCCCCAGACATAGCTGTTGGCCATTATTTACTCTGTCATGTCTTGAATTTCCTTCTTTTCTAAGCAAATTTTTGTCAATCCCATTATTATAACATCCTTGTcgctctttttgtttgtttctcaggtGCGGGGGAGTCAGGGAAAAGTACCATTGTGAAACAGATGAAGTAAGTACTTGACAAGTATCAAGTTGGTAATTCAAAGCTGACAGAAACCAATGTTTCATAGTCATAAACACCCCCAGTTATagttgtatatatttatatataatattgatACCTTTTTAGGTGTTGCTCTTATTTTACTGTACTTGTCTAAAGAATGTGCCTGTATTTGGGACAGGATCATTCATGAAGCGGGCTACTCAGAGGAGGAGTGCAAACAGTACAAAGCAGTCGTGTACAGCAACACCATCCAGTCCATCATCGCCATCATCAGAGCCATGGAACGTCTGAAGATTGACTTTGCTGACCCGGACCGAGAGGTGAGTGGGCCCTCTGCACTGCAACATAAGGTGGTGCATGTTAAGAACACTTACATTGCATTCAAATCATTAATCAGATAGGAAACAAGGTTAGCTGTATGTGGTTCTGTGTATAAGCAGTGTTACTGTGGTGAGATTAGCCAGCTTCATATGGTTCTGTGTATTAGCAGTGCTACTGTGGTGAGATTAGCCAGCTTCATATGGTTCTGTGTATAAGCAGTGCTACTGTGGTGAGATTAGCCAGCTTCATGTGGCTCTGTGTACTAGCAGTGTTAATGTGGTGAAAGTAGTCAGCTTCTAAAGGAGAAAAATATATTTGGACATTTTTTGGAGAACATATTGCATGTCAAACTAGgtcatttgaaatgtatttaatgcAATAAAACAGCCATTGGCATTCAGGCACGTCACTCTACACCCTTTTTCAGTGCACAGTGGCATCATCCTGCATGAAATCACACTTCTCTGTCGTTCTCTGCTACACATCCATAGTTTTAAAATCAATTTTGGACCCTTGCGTTTTCAAACAGAAAGAACTTTTCCATGAAATATTGCTATAAACAGCATTGGCCTAAATCAAGAATGAAATTTCAATTGAGGTCATCTGCATGAAGTTTGTTGATAAACCACCAAATAAGATGACTTCCACGTGATAGCAATGCTCTGATAATTTAGACTTCCCTTTTACGTATGCTACTTAAATACTGTGGCCTGAAAAAACATGGTACATGGGAATATTCATCCAGTGGGCTAGCTAATAAAAATGTTATTTATCCGTCTGGTCTTCATAAAGAAAGTTGATTGTGGCCCCTAGGATGAGGCCCGGCAGCTGGTTGTCCTCTCTGACTCCGCGGATGAAGGCTACATGACTGGAGAGCTGTCTGGGATCATCTGCCGCCTGTGGATGGATGGGGGGGTGCAGTCCTGCTTCAGCCGCTCAAGGGAGTACCAGCTCAATGACTCGGCTGCCTAGTGAGTTTTAGTTCCTAATGCAGTGTTAATGGTGTGAGGCTCACCTTGTCACTAGCTCTTCACATAtgatctctcctcttctctctctctgaattcaGTGAGCTATACTGGTACGAAATAACATTCAACAAACGTTCCCAAATAACAttcaaaaaatgtaaatctgAATAGAGCCGAACAGTGTATGTAAACTTCACTTTCTCCAACGTTTTCAATCCCCCACCATGATGTCTCTGGTTTCCTTCTATCCACCTCTGCTCACCCTTTGTTCAGCTACCTGAATGACTTGAACAGGATATCCAGTGGCAGCTACATTCCCACACAGCAGGATGTTCTGCGGAGCAGGGTGAAGACTACTGGCATTGTGGAGACTCACTTTAGTTTCAAGGATCTGCACTTCAAGTAAGCTCATGAGCACAACACCTTATGTTTCCTGTCCAGCACAGACCTGGTGCCATTGTATGTATTCGGTCTGGACAAAGTATCATATTTTTCTCTCCTCACCATTTAAAATGCCTTTTCATTGCAAAGGAAAGGTTGACACAGTCATAATTACTGTCAGGCTGGAATCGGGTATTGATCCCAGACCACTGGATTGATAACCTAATTAGTTACCACTGTGCTTTCAAGGATAGCTCTCTGGATTGACTAGTAACTGTGTCCTATCAGAAAACATCTGGGACTATACATTATTATAATGtattaaatatgaaaatataattGACACCGGCCAATAAAATGGAATTTGTTTTGCCCTGAATTTGAATGCCCATTAGTTTTCGTGATTTGGCAGTCAGGCAGATTTGGCAGTCAGGTAGTTTCTCAGAGTACTTTGCAAAATAATTGAGAATTCCAATGTACTGCTTGTATTATGTATGAATGTGCCGTGTCGGCACAGGTGCCTGTAGTATAATGCCTCCCTTGTCCACACTTAGAATGTTTGATGTGGGAGGCCAGAGATCCGAGCGGAAGAAGTGGATTCACTGCTTTGAGGGAGTGACAGCCATCATCTTCTGTGTGTCCCTGAGTGACTATGACCTGGTGTTGGCCGAAGATGAGGAAATGGTAAGCATTCCGTGCGCAAATATTATGTTCAATTGCAAGTgagatgtttgtatgtttaataAATGAAGGcactgcagtgcagtgtgtgtcttaACAAGAAACATTTATAAGATTGCTGTTGGAATGCAGCACCAGCTTATGACCATGGTGACTTTTGACCTTTGTCATTTTGACCTCGTCAGAACCGGATGCATGAAAGCATGAAGCTGTTCGACAGCATTTGCAACAACAAGTGGTTCACTGAGACCTCCATAATCATGTTCCTTAATAAGAAGGACCTGTTTGAAGGAAAGATCAGAACGAGTCCTCTCACTATCTGCTACCCAGACTACACAGGTAGGTGTGCAATAGCATTTACTCTGCTTATCACATCCAATTTAAGTGCTACTACTAGTCAAGGGTAGCTGGAGAGGtttggagtgatggagtgatcaGTGATTTAAAGTTTAACTTTGTAAATACCTTAAATATATTCTAGATATCAATAAAATGCTTgtcattgtgtttgtatgtgaaatATGCAATTACAGTACAGGAAAATGCAAAAAGGCATGTCTGTTGTTTCACCCCATGACAGGCTGACCGGCCAAGCCAATCTTGCTTATAATACTGATCCCACACCACTTATCAAAAGTAGTAGACTTAGCTAAACCAAATCCTGTGCCTAGACAGAAAATGTAGGTTCTGGGAATAAAAATATGATCATATCAGGTCAAGGCTGTGACAAGTTTAGACTAGATAACAAGAAAACTGACCAAAATTCACCATGTAACACTTTTGATGATGCAAACATGCACTGTTCCAAAGAATGGCAGTCAGACATTAACAATTTACACATTTTAACATTGACTTGTCAGCACAATGTTTGATTGGGATACCAATCCAAGCTGCTTTTTTCAGAATTGTAAAGTCTCTGAAATCTAGGAAAAAACAAGTCAATGAAAGAATGATCTGTGCTGTGTTAACATATGCTGCAAATGCCACCTCACATCTGGTGTTTTCAGGTGGGAACACGTTTGAGGACGCTGCCGCCTATATCCAGTGTCAGTTTGAGGACTTGAACAAAAGGAAAGACACTAAAGAGGTCTACACCCACTTCACTTGTGCCACGGATACCAAAAATGTGCAGTTTGTCTTTGATGCGGTCACTGATGTTATCATCAAGAACAACTTGAAAGATTGTGGCCTCTTCTAGATTTAGTCATCTACTGGGGAGTGTTcctaaaaaaagaacaaccGAAAATTGATAGGTCATGCTTTCATAAcattaggattagggttagatTTAGATTTGTAGTTTATCTAAGTACAGAATATAAAAGTCTTATTACACAGATAATTGATATGGTAGCTAATTGTATTAACAGTTAACAATCATTGTAATAAAAAGGGTAACCAAATACTTTTGATAAAg
Above is a genomic segment from Clupea harengus chromosome 3, Ch_v2.0.2, whole genome shotgun sequence containing:
- the LOC105895598 gene encoding guanine nucleotide-binding protein G(i) subunit alpha-1-like encodes the protein MGCTLTAHDKVAQDRSKTIDRNLRDDGDKSSREVKLLLLGAGESGKSTIVKQMKIIHEAGYSEEECKQYKAVVYSNTIQSIIAIIRAMERLKIDFADPDREDEARQLVVLSDSADEGYMTGELSGIICRLWMDGGVQSCFSRSREYQLNDSAAYYLNDLNRISSGSYIPTQQDVLRSRVKTTGIVETHFSFKDLHFKMFDVGGQRSERKKWIHCFEGVTAIIFCVSLSDYDLVLAEDEEMNRMHESMKLFDSICNNKWFTETSIIMFLNKKDLFEGKIRTSPLTICYPDYTGGNTFEDAAAYIQCQFEDLNKRKDTKEVYTHFTCATDTKNVQFVFDAVTDVIIKNNLKDCGLF